The DNA region GCCGCGCATCCAGTGGTTCGCGTTACGCAGTGCGACCAGACCAATGCCGTGATCGGAGGCCAGCTCGGTGGCGCGATCCATCATCTTCTTCGCCGTCAGGTTGCCGATGGAGCGCTGCGCATCCCACTGTTCGATGGCGCCTAACGTCATCACCCGTTTGGGCTGGGCGTCAGGAATGATATCGCCTGCATCAAGCTGCTGAATAAAGCGCGGGAAGCGGTTCACGCCGTGTGAATAGACGCCGGATTCCGTGGTGCGGGCAAACATCTCGGCGCAGGCGTCTGCGGCTTCCGCCTTCACGCCGCGATCGAGCAGAACCCGATTGAACGCCGCTTTCAACTCTTCAAAGGTCACTTTCATCCCTGTTCTCCTGTTCTTTTAAGGGCAAGTGCGAGTGCTTTTTTATCGCTAAATTTCACTATGCGAAATCTGATTTCAAATATAGCGATCAAATTTTGTCAGATCAACGACATTCATGTTTTTCAAAATCGATTAAAATCAAACGGTTGTGTTTTTTCTGTTGAGATCGTGAACTGACCCACACTTTGCGCTACCATCAGAGCGCGATAAAAAGGAGCCATGTAATGAGCATGAAAGAGAGCGAAATGACGCAAGAAAAAGAGAGGCCAGCAGGTAGCCAGAGCTTGTTTCGCGGCCTGATGCTGATTGAGATCCTCAGCAACTATCCGAACGGGTGTCCGCTTGCGCATTTATCGGAACTGGCGGGGTTGAATAAGAGTACCGTGCACCGGCTGTTGCAGGGGTTGCAGTCATGCGGGTACGTGACGCCAGCACCCGCGGCGGGCAGCTATCGCCTGACTACCAAATTTATCGCCGTCGGGCAAAAGGCGCTGTCGTCGCTGAATATCATTCACGTGGCGGCGCCGCACCTCGAAGCGCTGAATATTGCGACCGGCGAAACGGTGAACTTTTCCAGCCGGGAAGACGACCACGCGATACTGATTTACAAGCTCGAACCGACAACCGGCATGCTGCGCACGCGCGCCTATATCGGCCAGCATATGCCGCTCTACTGCTCTGCAATGGGTAAGATTTACATGGCGTTTGGCCATCAGGATTACGTGGCGAGCTACTGGGAAAGCCATCAGGAACAGATCCAGCCTTTGACGCGCAACACCATCACCGAGCTGAGCGCCATGTACGATGAGCTGGCGGAAATTCGCGATCGCAGCATGGCGATGGACAAAGAAGAGAACGAGCTGGGCGTCTCCTGTATTGCCGTGCCGGTGTTTGATATCCACGGCCGCGTCCCGTATGCCATCTCTATCTCACTATCAACGTCGCGCATGAAGCAGGTGGGCGAGAAGAACCTGCTCAAGCCGCTGCGCGAAACGGCCGAGGCTATCTCCAAAGAGCTGGGTTTTAACGTGCGCGAGGCGTAACCGATGAACCGATTTATCATGGCGGATGCGGAAAAATGCATCGGGTGCCGCACCTGCGAAGTGGCCTGTGCGGTGGCGCATCAGGACGACTTCACCGCTCAGATTTTCACCTCCCGCCTTCGGGTGGTGAAAGGGGATGCCTGCACAACGGTGGTGGGGTGTCATCAGTGCGAGGACGCCCCCTGTGCCAACGTCTGCCCAACCCACGCCATCAGCCGCACGGCGGGTGCCTGGCTCGTGGATCGGCGGCGCTGCATTGGGTGCAAAAGCTGTATGGTAGCGTGTCCGTTTGGGGCGATGCAGATACGGCTGGTGGGAAACAGGGCGCAAGCGCTTAAATGTGATTTATGCAGTCATCGCGAAGGCGGACCGGCCTGCGTGGAGGCCTGTCCAACCCACGCGCTGCGCTGCGTTGATCCCGCCAGATTACGCGCCGACCGGCTGCATAATCTGGGGTAAGAGCTTACTGACCGTTTTCGCGCCAGGCTTTTTCGATCTCTTCGGCCAAAATTTTGACACCCGCTTCGATTTTTTCCGGATCGGGCACGTAGTTCATGCGCATGCACTGGTGCGTATGCGGCCACGGCTTGTCCAGACCCGGGAAGAAATAGTCCCCCGGCACCATCAGTACGCCGCGCTTTTTCAGGCGCTGGTAGAGCAGTTCGGTGGTGATAGGTAAATCTTTAAACCACAGCCAGAGGAAAATCGCGCCTTCCGGTTTGTGGATCAGGCAGCGTTCTTCCGGCAAATAGCGACGAAGCGTCGCAATCGTCTCCTGAACGCGCTGGTAATAGAAAGGCTTGATCACGTCATTCGACAGACGCAGCAGGTCCTTGCGTTTAATCATTTCGCACATCATCGCCGGGCCAATGCCGCCCGGTGAAAGGCTGATAATGCCGTTCATGTTGGTAATGGCGGTGATGATTTTCTCGTTGGCGATGATAATGCCGCAGCGGCTGCCCGGCAGGCCCAGCTTGGAGAGGCTCATGCACAGGACGATGTTCGGGTTCCACAGCGGGCGTGCTTCGCTGAAGATAATGCCCGGGAACGGCACGCCGTAGGCGTTATCGATCACCAGCGGAATGCCGTGCTGATTTGCCAGCGCATCCAGCTTCATCAGCTCGTCATCGGTAATGACGTTGCCCGTTGGGTTAGTTGGGCGCGATACGCAGATCATGCCCGTCTCTTCACCGATATGCAGGTGTTCAAAATCGACGTGATATTTGAACTGGCCTTCCGGCAGCAGCTCTATGTTTGGGCGCGCGGAGACGAACAGATCCTCTTCCAGGCCGGAATCGGCGTAGCCGATATACTCCGGAGCCAGCGGGAACAGCACCTTTTTGGTCGTGCCGTCGGCGCGACGTCCAGCGAACAGGTTAAACAAGTAGAAAAACGCGCTCTGGCTGCCGTTTGTTAGTGCAATATTCTGTGGTTCGATATCCCAGCCGAGCTCGTCACGCAGCATGTCGGCGAGGAGTGCCAGCAGCTCGGTTTTACCCTGCGGGCCGTCGTAATTGCAAAGCGCGTCGGTTGCTTTGCCGCTTTCCAGCATCTGAGCGAGCAGCGTCTGGAAATAGGTATTCATCTCCGGGATTTGAGCCGGGTTTCCGCCGCCGAGCATGATTGCGCCCGGTGTGCGCAGCCCGTCGTTGAGGTCCTCCATCAGGCGAGTAATGCCTGAATGGCGGGTGAATTTGTCGCCGAAAAGTGAAAACGTCATAGCAGGTGATCTGTCGAGCTTATTTTGAAAGTGGGTAACCATAACGCTAGCACCGTGCTGGTGCAAATCGGGTGATGTGGTCGGATTTGTTGTTTTATCTGGCGGGAGTGGATTTATGTAGTGAATAGTTCTGGTTGATTTCCCTCACCCTAACCCTCTCCCATAGGGAGAGGGAACTGGAGTGTGCCGTTATTGATTACCTGCCCATACCACCATCACCTTATCGTCCTTGTGCTCGCGCACAAAGCCATACCCCTCTTTCAGCGACAGCGTGGTTTGCTTGCCTTCACCTATCGCCGGATGGCGGGCGCGGAACTGACCCAGCGTTTGCCAGTGGGTGACGGTTAAGGCCTGCTTGCCCGTGACGTCCTGCCAGTTCATATCCGAACGGGTGCCCTGCAGCGGGTCGGAGCCAGTCGGCCCGAACGGGCGCCCGGACTCATCCCCGTAATAGATTTGCACGCTGCCCGGTGCCAGCAGGAGCAGCTCCGCCGCGCGCTGGCCCCCTTCACGGAACAGGCGCGTATCGTGTGACGAGAGGTAGCTCAGCACGTTGAAGCTTTGCAGCTTCTCCGCCATCTGCTGCCAGGTGAGATCCATATCGGCCAGGCAATCCACCGCTTTTGCCGCCTGCTCCTGATAGTCAAAGTTAATCATCGCGTCAAAACCGTGGCGGTAATAATCGCTCCGCATCACCCCGTGGCCCCAGGATTCGCCGGTCATCCAGAAAGGCGCGTTGTCGAGTTTTTTGTCCGGGTTCGCCATTTTCCAGGCGGCCAGGGCCTGGCTCGCCTGGTCTTTCAGCTGTTGCCAGGCCGCAAGCTCAACGTGTTTCGCGGTATCGACCCGAAAGCCGTCGATGCCGTAGTCACGTACCCACTGGCTGAGCCAATGGGTCAGATAATCGCGCGGGGTATAGCCCGGAATAGCTTTCGCGTGGGTATCGGGTTTGTGTTGATAGAAATTGGGTAACCCGGAAGGGACGGTGGATTCCGTTTTCAGGTCGGGCAGGAACGCCAGC from Enterobacter chengduensis includes:
- the yiaJ gene encoding IclR family transcriptional regulator YiaJ, whose translation is MSMKESEMTQEKERPAGSQSLFRGLMLIEILSNYPNGCPLAHLSELAGLNKSTVHRLLQGLQSCGYVTPAPAAGSYRLTTKFIAVGQKALSSLNIIHVAAPHLEALNIATGETVNFSSREDDHAILIYKLEPTTGMLRTRAYIGQHMPLYCSAMGKIYMAFGHQDYVASYWESHQEQIQPLTRNTITELSAMYDELAEIRDRSMAMDKEENELGVSCIAVPVFDIHGRVPYAISISLSTSRMKQVGEKNLLKPLRETAEAISKELGFNVREA
- a CDS encoding 4Fe-4S dicluster domain-containing protein, which translates into the protein MNRFIMADAEKCIGCRTCEVACAVAHQDDFTAQIFTSRLRVVKGDACTTVVGCHQCEDAPCANVCPTHAISRTAGAWLVDRRRCIGCKSCMVACPFGAMQIRLVGNRAQALKCDLCSHREGGPACVEACPTHALRCVDPARLRADRLHNLG
- the avtA gene encoding valine--pyruvate transaminase translates to MTFSLFGDKFTRHSGITRLMEDLNDGLRTPGAIMLGGGNPAQIPEMNTYFQTLLAQMLESGKATDALCNYDGPQGKTELLALLADMLRDELGWDIEPQNIALTNGSQSAFFYLFNLFAGRRADGTTKKVLFPLAPEYIGYADSGLEEDLFVSARPNIELLPEGQFKYHVDFEHLHIGEETGMICVSRPTNPTGNVITDDELMKLDALANQHGIPLVIDNAYGVPFPGIIFSEARPLWNPNIVLCMSLSKLGLPGSRCGIIIANEKIITAITNMNGIISLSPGGIGPAMMCEMIKRKDLLRLSNDVIKPFYYQRVQETIATLRRYLPEERCLIHKPEGAIFLWLWFKDLPITTELLYQRLKKRGVLMVPGDYFFPGLDKPWPHTHQCMRMNYVPDPEKIEAGVKILAEEIEKAWRENGQ